The nucleotide sequence TGAAATAGTTCACTTGTGTTAAAGAATGTACCAGCGAAAAGGCGACATATAGGTTCTATCCCAGgtatttttgtcctttttttttttttaaataaattatttgTTTTGGTGTTATTATGAACAAAAGAGTTTGTTAATAGTTTTGAAACTCATGGCACTGTCTTTGGACGAGTCCTGTTCATGGTGTAGGAGCCCTGGACTCTTCTCTGCTTCCAAGATGGATCCTTTGGtggtgctgctgctccaggataCAGTGGTGTTGGTCAGGGCTTGACTCAAAGTGCTGTGCCTGAACAAGGGATCATGGAAGACCCCATCCACCCAGTTTCTCAGTGTGGTGACGGGTGAGTCCTGCCTGCGGTCCAGGCCTGAGGTGGGTGAGGTAGCGACTGATGGTGGGCTGAGGGAAGAGGAGGGGGGTACTTGACACCTCAGCATACAGGAAGGGTAATCAGTCTGGACCAATGAGGTCGCCGTCTGGGCCAAAGACCAAATTCGAGGTTTGCCGTCTAATATGTGGTGCTGGGGCTGTTGGTTGTAACAAGCCTTTGGCTGCACTCTACTCTCCGCCTGGAACTCCTCTTGATTTGTTTTTAGGCAACTTTTACTCAAGTCGTCTTCCCCCCCGAGTGCAGCCGGGCCAGACATTTTTAGAGACACATCTTTGATGAGATGCTCAGTGGGACAGTCACCTGTTGTTGTCATGTGAGGGTTCATGTGGTATCTGTGCTTCAACTCACACTCCGAACTCTCTGACTCCAGAGTGTCAAAATCTTCCAGGTCGCTCAGCTGGAGATCTTTATTGGATTGACCTCGACTATCTGGGAAAAAGAGAAAGGAGGCGGTCAGTGCATGAAGGATTGCAACACCGGATCTGATAACAGCATCAACCACTCTTCAGTCCATTCAAAATGATAGAAGTTCAGTGATAGTACTGACATCATAGCTGATAAAAGGCATTTCCCTCTCCAcgcaaatgaaaagaaatttgaTTCATTCAGCATATAAAAGTGTTAAAAAACATCCATCAATCATCACAATTGTAAATGTAGGTTCCTTTATAAAgcaaatgaaaaatataaaaacccTTCCTGTGTACTTATTTCAATTTTAAGATGACATGACAATTGCTTAACAGAGCTCAGTCAGTTTTGCATATAATCAAATTTGCATCCCCTGACCCATTTTAATCAACTGAATATATtaaattaacattttttttcagtcacATCAAGCTGAATATATCAAACTTGAACAGGCATATATTGTGTGGTCTgtaaaaaaattagaacaatatgttttaataataattataatatgttaaatttcactTGTTAAAATTGTAAGTAAATGACTTTTTCAAAGACTATTGTTAATTTTTATTCGGGTTTGTTGTATTCCAATCATACTTATATTTAAATTTGCTATAAAACGTTACTTAATGACAATACATTACAAAcatgcagttattttttttcttcatacgcTCCAAATAATACAATCTGAAAATCTTCAACACATCAAAGACACTCAATGAAAGACTGACCATTTTCATTACTTTCACTTTTTATCTGCTCCTCCTGAGAAcagtcgtcatcttcgtcatatcGTTTCTCCTCTGAGCCCTTGTTTCTGGGCGGCCATGTCATCTTGTTCTCTTTCTTCAGCCTCCTCCTGGCGTTGGCAAACCAGGTAGACACCTGTGTCAGGGTCATCTTGGTGATGATGGCCAGCATGATCTTTTCACCTTTGGTGGGATAAGGGTTCTTCCTGTGTTCCTGTAGCCATGCTTTCAGAGTGCTAGTTGTCTCACGAGTGGCGTTCTTGCGCCTAGGACCTCCATCCATGGAACCATATCTGCTTGGGAGAACAACACACCCGCAATGAGCTCATATGTGATATATTTGACTGCCCGAACTTTTTTCCTTGGTGGACTTAAGGTTAAAAACAATCATCTACAGCTTGTTCTTGAAATATAactctgtacatagtctgctttaTTAATTTGccagacaaaacaaaaattgcCCATCAAACCACATCAAACACGCATCTTCATCACTTCTTGAAAGTAAACATTCAATTCACATACACAAAAGACCGATGTATTGTTGGGATAATTTCAAAATCTAGTTTTGTCAGCCTCCCTCGTCCCACAAACATATCcgtacatttaaaatgcacaatGTTGATCGTCAGTCAGTAGAGAGCTCTTAACGTCCTCTCGAGGGAGCTTTTTATGAGGCCTTATTGCTTTGAATAGTTTAGTAAGGGTCAAGCACTGCTAAGGGAATCACAAGGAGAACTATGCACCTTTCCTCGCTGCATTTGGTTCTCTAGGAAATAAAATAGACTGTAAAATTGCTTTATGGGCTGTGATGATGAGCCCTCAGGTAAAAGACAGGCAGATAAAGTGAAAGTGTTGTAGGGCcccttgttcatctgtgtgccaGATTGTCTGCCTTTCCGTACAcactgcaagccttttattgcaAGTTATATAATTTACATTGACTGTAGTGTGATTTTAAGATAGACACGCCCTTAAGGGCGAGTGAGGCGATTATGATTTTTTAACATGTAATCCATGAGAAAATACTAAACAAGGGGAACATTTATGTTAACCGCCACACTGATTATAAGATATAAGAAAAGACAGGAAGTGTTTACTTCCAGGTGTTACTTTTCATCACTTCACAATCTTCAGTTCTGTTCAATATGACCCATTATTCTCATCTAGAGCCTAAAACAGGGCATAACCCTCATCGTAAACAACCAAAATCATTAAGTTTCAAAACTGTAATTTCTAaactttttgtgtattttttccaACAAAATGAAATACTGCTGGGTACCTTCAAAATAATtcacaataaaaatataaaaatgataGTAAACAGCTCTTAGGCACTTctgaaacaagcaaacaaacacattaattaatttgcaaattttgtcagactataaaaaaaaaaaatacctgtcATACTGATACTGTCCCAAAGTCGGATCGTAGGGGTAGTAGGCCGTCGCTTGGGTTATACCTGCATGTGCAGAGGCTGTGGCATCTTTTGTATCAAATGTACCCTGTAACCAGTAAAGAAAAGTAATGCCCAACTTGAAATCAGGAATATTCATGTTGACTCAGTTACACACTTGAGAATgatttagttttatttattcCACTAATAATGATTAAGCCACAATGGTTCACTGTAGCTGTGGAAAGCGGGAATTGTTAAATAAGTATTTAATTAGGAACTTGTGGTTTCTGAACATTGAGTTAAACATAGAGTAGCTTTTTATAGCAACACTTATTAAAATatacaaacaacaaataaaaactctAAAAAAATGGAtaataaaacattaaaacattttaaataagCATATAAATATCAATACATTTTGTATGATGTAAGACAGGATTTTGCATTACTATTTTTTCTGTCCGACTTTATCCAAACACTGCACCTTTATAAATTCCcactttatttttcctgtgacaTTCTCAAATTGCCTTATTTGCCCCTGGATGTCACTCTGAATCCTATACATAAGTGAACATAAACAGATTAATTTGAGTTGTTGCTGAATAGATTAAAAccatttaaaaagtgaaaattatCTGTGAATCAATGTCTATTTCCATTACTGCGTTTCCTAAATGTCACTTCGGAATGTGATAAAATGCAACATGAGCACAGCATGCATGCAGAC is from Syngnathus scovelli strain Florida chromosome 9, RoL_Ssco_1.2, whole genome shotgun sequence and encodes:
- the irx4a gene encoding iroquois-class homeodomain protein IRX-4a gives rise to the protein MSYPQFGYPYSSAPQFLMTSNSLTTCCESTGRSIADSGVAASGQTPVYCPVYESRLLATARHELSSAAALGMYGSPYTGTQGYGNYVTYGTDASAFYSLGTFDTKDATASAHAGITQATAYYPYDPTLGQYQYDRYGSMDGGPRRKNATRETTSTLKAWLQEHRKNPYPTKGEKIMLAIITKMTLTQVSTWFANARRRLKKENKMTWPPRNKGSEEKRYDEDDDCSQEEQIKSESNENDSRGQSNKDLQLSDLEDFDTLESESSECELKHRYHMNPHMTTTGDCPTEHLIKDVSLKMSGPAALGGEDDLSKSCLKTNQEEFQAESRVQPKACYNQQPQHHILDGKPRIWSLAQTATSLVQTDYPSCMLRCQVPPSSSLSPPSVATSPTSGLDRRQDSPVTTLRNWVDGVFHDPLFRHSTLSQALTNTTVSWSSSTTKGSILEAEKSPGLLHHEQDSSKDSAMSFKTINKLFCS